One Halovivax ruber XH-70 genomic region harbors:
- the cgi121 gene encoding KEOPS complex subunit Cgi121, translating to MTGTGVTIVEGTLRIDDLDAFLATIDRIAERHDVTIQAVDARYVAGQSHLERAVESAERAIANDDAIARDPAVELLLYAAGRRQIERALEMGVDEGTGPAAIVVTGGADGPAADELRDELDVEPASVVGNPDEETLCDFFDIGDRERAATNATLEQLVCERVALLAVEK from the coding sequence ATGACGGGAACTGGCGTGACGATCGTCGAGGGAACGCTCCGGATCGACGACCTGGATGCGTTTCTGGCAACGATCGACCGAATCGCGGAGCGACACGACGTCACGATCCAGGCCGTCGACGCCCGGTACGTCGCCGGGCAATCCCACCTCGAACGCGCCGTCGAGAGCGCCGAACGAGCGATCGCGAACGACGACGCCATCGCCCGCGACCCGGCCGTCGAACTCCTGCTGTACGCCGCCGGCCGCCGCCAGATCGAACGGGCACTCGAGATGGGCGTCGACGAGGGAACTGGCCCCGCCGCGATCGTCGTCACCGGCGGCGCCGACGGGCCAGCCGCCGACGAGCTTCGTGACGAGCTCGACGTCGAACCGGCCTCCGTCGTCGGCAACCCGGACGAGGAGACCCTCTGTGACTTCTTCGACATCGGCGATCGGGAGCGAGCGGCCACCAATGCGACGCTCGAGCAACTCGTCTGCGAACGCGTCGCGTTACTGGCGGTCGAGAAGTAA